AGCACTCGATCAAGGTCGAGCGCCTTATCGATCCCGAACCGGGCGTGCTCTATCCGCGTCTGATCGAAGTCAGCGGCCGCTGTCCTCCCGAGGATTGTGGCGGTCCCTGGGGCTATGCCGAACTCCTCGAAGCCATCAAGGACCCCACCCACGAACGCCACGCCGAACTCACCGAATGGATCGGCGACGACTTCGATCCAGACGCCGACGAGGCCGAGTGGCTCACCACGGAAGTTGAGGCCCTCGCCAAAAAATGGTCCCCCAAACCCGCAGGCAAGCGCGCCAAACGCAGCTAACCCGCGGCCTTCACCGGCTTCACCGGACTTCACCGGAGGGTTACGGCGCATGCACCTTATCCCTCAATAGAAGCCGACTTCTATTGGCAGGCCTTCGGCGGTGCCCGCATCGGAAATGATCAGATTGGTCGTGTGCCGGAGAATGCCTTTCATGCGGAATAGCGCGCCGCCTTCCGCTCGAAGGGTTTGAACCCAAACGTCGGGCACGATCATGAGCGGGGTAAAGTCGGCATCCATCGGCGTGCGACTACTCCGCGAGCGATGATCCGCTGCATGTTCTTGCTCTCATATTAGAGACAAACAGCGCTCCGTTGTGCCGGTGATTTCCCTCGCTACGATTTTGTACGCTGGTCTAACCAAGCGCGCGCCGTCAGCACCGAGGTACTAGATATTGATTCCCTCGCTTTTTGGGCACATCGGAAGGAATTAACCAGCTAAGTGATTGAAATGGTGGGCGCACAAGGGATCGAACCTTGGACCTCTCCCGTGTGAACCACAATCAGTAGACCATACCCAACCTCATCCGGCCGTAGAAAAATCGCAGAACTGCTTGCAGCGTAGTGACTTGTTGCCATACGAGGCCATAGCAGGCCATTACCGGCCACACCAGATTTTGTATGCCACCGCTGTGCCCCCCTTGGTTTTTCCCTTGGGGCACAAACGGGAGGCAGGCGGGTCTGGCCAAGGTTGCCGGTTTCACGCTGGGCACATTCAAGAGCGCATCCGCGAAAGGGAATGGGCCATGAGTACCAACTATCTGACGCTGACCGATGCGGTGAAGGTGCGGTTGCCTCGCTGATCGACCCTTGTGAGATCGCCGCGCGCGATCTCCTCATGCCCTAGGTGATCTTCTGATCGTGCTGTCCACATCATCGAACCTTGCCCGAGTTTAATGAAGGCTCTTATTCGGAGAATTACGGAAACATTGATCGTGAACAGGAACGGACTGTCGCAGGCCGGGTCGTTGAAGGTCAGAATTGGTGAGCTACACTGGAGCTGCAACCATTTTGAGTCGAGCCCGGGGATGCGTCAAAGCTCGTCGCGGCAAGAAAGGGGCGTGTGCTCCTCGTAAGGCGTCGGCGCGACAGGCTCTGGATGTTTCCCGGAGGCCGCAAGCGCGTTGGCGAAAGTGAGCGGAAGTGTCTTCGCCGCGAAATTGGTGAAGAACTGCCAAAGCTCAGGGTTGGGCCGGTGACGCTCTGGAAGGAAGTGAAGGCCAAGAACCGTCGATCTGGGCGCAAGATGAGTGACGCCATTTTCGTGGCCAAGAAGGTCTGCGGCCGCTTGAAGATCGGCGACAAGCGAAAGATCGACAGAGCGGCTTGGCGCAAGCCGCGCGGCATCAGGCTGACGCCAACCTCGCGCTATATTCGTGACAAGCTATTTCCGCGCTGAGAGGCTTAACGACTTGGCAGCGCGGGGCCTGAGCGTCAAATAAAAGGCCCTCGTCGGGAGTCCGAAAGCCATTGGCTTTGAGAATTGTAATGGACGAACAGCAGCTAAAGAGCGAATATTGACTTAGATTCGCGAGGGTCCTTGGGTGACGTATTGACGTTTTGGACCGAGCCGGCTTGATGCGAAACGTCGCGCTGTCCCGCGGGGTTGGTTTCTGTTTGGAGCTCGAAATGAACATGCCCAACGCGGAGCCCCGGCAAGTCATAGCCACTCATACGCGCCCTGACTGCGGGCCCGGATCTATGCGCCCCAGTCCTCTAAGCGCGAAAGCCGCTTCGCATGAGCGGCTTTCTGCCGGCTGAGGCGCTACTCGACCTCCTCAATCACCGTGCGTTCACGCGGCTCGATCATAAAGGTCCGATTGTCGCGCTGGATGTAGCGATATTCTCGCAAGGCGGGCGCGTCTCGGTACACCTCGCTTGGAAACTCCTCGATCTCAACGGTCTCTGGCACGCGCTCGCCGATTCGGATCTCCGATCGCGCGGTGCTTCCGGTGGTCCGACCCTCGGCACGCGTCTTCGCATGCTTGCGGACCACCTCGCGGTCACGGTCCGAGAACTTGGAGCTGCTGCGCTCACGTGTTGTCGTTGTCGCGGTCGACTGTCCTGAATACGGCAGCACAGTCACTATCTTGTAGTTCGCGGGATCGACGACGACGATCTC
The DNA window shown above is from Bradyrhizobium sp. CB1650 and carries:
- a CDS encoding NUDIX domain-containing protein; translation: MLLVRRRRDRLWMFPGGRKRVGESERKCLRREIGEELPKLRVGPVTLWKEVKAKNRRSGRKMSDAIFVAKKVCGRLKIGDKRKIDRAAWRKPRGIRLTPTSRYIRDKLFPR